The Trichoderma atroviride chromosome 5, complete sequence genome contains a region encoding:
- a CDS encoding uncharacterized protein (EggNog:ENOG41), which produces MDTAARDEKTIRVGAVQAEPVWFDLDGCVDKTIQLINQAAADGVQVLGFPEAWIPGYPWQMRVTAPTMQSMWVPQYQANSMARDSPQMKRIQAAVKKAGMFIVLGYSERDGASIYLAQAFISPDGEIVLNRRKIKPTHAERTIWGEGQAESLKTVVDSPFGKIGGLNCWEHLQPLLRYYEYTQGVQIHVSSWPSMFVMPDAEKIAWPYHDTGEADQRISQNMAMEGQAFVICSSQILTEEGLAKNSLLAGNPVTKVVCQNLRWSVLYTNDVR; this is translated from the exons AAAACCATCAGAGTCGGCGCCGTTCAGGCTGAGCCTGTCTGGTTCGATCTCGACGGATGCGTTGACAAGACCATTCAGCTCATCaaccaagctgctgccgatgGCGTCCAAGTCCTTGGCTTCCCCGAGGCGTGGATTCCAGGTTACCCATG GCAGATGCGAGTCACTGCGCCAACCATGCAGTCGATGTGGGTTCCTCAATATCAGGCAAACTCCATGGCCAGAGACTCGCCTCAGATGAAGCGCATTCAGGCGGCCGTCAAAAAGGCCGGCATGTTCATCGTGCTTGGCTACAGCGAGCGCGACGGAGCCAGCATTTACCTCGCACAGGCTTTTATCTCGCCTGACGGGGAGATTGTCCTCAATCGTCGCAAGATCAAGCCTACTCACGCAGAGCGGACTATATGGGGCGAGGGTCAAGCCGAATCCCTGAAAACTGTTGTAGACTCGCCGTTTGGTAAGATTGGCGGTCTCAACTGCTGGGAGCATCTGCAGCCTTTGCTGCGCTATTACGAATACACGCAAGGTGTCCAAATTCATGTCTCGAGTTGGCCATCCATGTTCGTGATGCCAGATGCTGAAAAGATTGCCTGGCCCTACCATGATACTGGTGAGGCAGACCAGCGCATCAGCCAGAACATGGCCATGGAGGGGCAAGCTTTTGTCATCTGTTCATCGCAGATTTTAACAGAAGAGGGCTTGGCAAAGAATAGCTTGTTGGCAGGAAATCCCGTCACCAAAGTGGTATGTCAAAACTTGAGGTGGTCCGTTTTATATACAAACGACGTACGCTGA
- a CDS encoding uncharacterized protein (EggNog:ENOG41), with amino-acid sequence MKAKQGCWTCKQRKIGCDRGLPVCHNCTRTGRRCLGYGVRLLWPDRHDGRRKDSGFVVYTPPENPLELSDTYGLHFLNVTNHDVASSLNPSSYNALVTRPITKPGRALNLYPSMIGQDAMFMSYYERVIAPMISTTQVQNGFRTDLVQMVLSRGDSATKALWNSMMAVSAFHHSGAESALTYKTNAVRYLSASLTPGSETKSIDLNETQFAASMMLCIYSVFDETDGNWTTHLDGAKYMLEGLYPEHRRHIKADFLFTWFLYHEVLACFSQPLRQANNCLDILFLLGSSNCDATLILGALGCSLEVIAIIHRVNKLRIGIMTKEIEPMSPKLIQQRFELEHTLHNIVQRLDPAGDTGEAPARRTRILATAELYRIATLLYLVHVVPLPGDEDQKTTYLEEAFDILERLGVATSPWPIFMAACECHTDEQRIRILRILDLMNNVRNIGNIRVMRNLIETCWKHYDLQADSTYTNRMKWWEFVNYETAVPWFI; translated from the exons ATGAAGGCCAAACAAGGCTGCTGGACATGTAAAC AGCGGAAAATAGGGTGCGACAGGGGTCTGCCAGTGTGCCACAACTGCACTCGCACCGGCAGACGATGCTTGGGCTATGGTGTTCGTCTGCTTTGGCCGGATCGCCATGATGGCAGGCGCAAGGACAGCGGCTTTGTAGTCTATACACCGCCTGAGAACccgctggagctgtctgATACTTACGGACTGCATTTCTTAAATGTTACAAACCACGATGTGGCGTCGTCACTGAATCCTAGCTCTTATAATGCGCTGGTTACGAGACCCATCACGAAGCCCGGCCGAGCTCTCAATCTCTATCCCTCGATgattggccaagatgccatGTTTATGTCATACT ATGAGCGCGTTATTGCCCCCATGATATCGACCACGCAAGTTCAGAATGGCTTCCGAACCGATCTTGTCCAAATGGTGTTATCTCGGGGAGATAGTGCCACGAAAGCCCTGTGGAACTCCATGATGGCCGTTTCTGCTTTCCATCACAGTGGTGCCGAATCTGCGTTGACGTATAAGACAAACGCTGTCCGCTATCTGTCCGCCTCCTTAACTCCGGGGAGTGAAACGAAATCAATCGATCTAAACGAGACGCAGTTTGCTGCATCTATGATGCTGTGTATCTACAGT GTTTTTGATGAGACCGACGGTAACTGGACGACGCACCTCGATGGAGCGAAATACATGTTGGAAGGGCTATACCCGGAGCACCGGAGACACATCAAAGCCGACTTTCTCTTCACCTGGTTCTTGTATCATGAAGTATTAGCCTgcttcagccagccactTCGACAAGCCAACAATTGCCTTGATATTCTTTTCCTGCTGGGATCTTCCAACTGTGATGCGACTTTG ATTCTTGGAGCTTTGGGATGCTCGTTGGAGGTGATTGCCATTATTCACAGAGTGAACAAGCTTCGCATAGGCATCATGACAAAGGAAATCGAACCAATGTCCCCCAAGCTGATCCAGCAACGATTCGAACTGGAGCACACGCTACACAATATTGTCCAAAGACTCGATCCTGCGGGAGACACCGGCGAGGCTCCCGCACGGCGCACACGCATCTTGGCTACCGCAGAACTTTACCGCATAGCGACTCTGCTGTATCTCGTTCATGTTGTCCCTCTGCCCGGGGACGAAGACCAGAAAACAACTTATTTGGAAGAGGCGTTCGATATCTTAGAACGCCTGGGGGTGGCCACAAGCCCGTGGCCAATATTCATGGCGGCTTGCGAGTGCCACACAGATGAACAGCGCATCAGAATTCTACGGATCCTGGATTTGATGAATAATGTGAGAAACATTGGCAACATCCGGGTGATGCGCAATCTTATCGAGACCTGTTGGAAGCACTATGATCTACAGGCCGACTCTACGTACACGAATCGCATGAAATGGTGGGAATTTGTCAATTACGAAACAGCGGTACCTTGGTTTATTTAA